A window from Citrus sinensis cultivar Valencia sweet orange chromosome 3, DVS_A1.0, whole genome shotgun sequence encodes these proteins:
- the LOC102616983 gene encoding BTB/POZ domain-containing protein At5g48800, producing the protein MDNKHQHPQPQPQLSLAKSSRQRCNEWIFRDVPSDITIDVNGGTFALHKFPLVSRSGRIRKLVAEHRDSDISRIELLNLPGGAETFELAAKFCYGINFEITSANVAQLCCVSDYLEMTEDFSKDNLGSRAEEYIDCIVCKNLEMCVEVLQQCESLLPLADELKIVSRCIDAVASKACAEQIASSFSRLEYSSSGRLHMNRHTKCEGDWWIEDLSVLRFDLYQRVMTAMKCRGVRPESIGASLMNYAQKELTKKSSLWNPTTQAKVDLVSVPSGHERQVVETIIGLLPVEKLAVPINFLFGLLRSAVMLDCTVACRLDLERRIASQLDIAALDDLLIPSFRHAGDTLFDVDTVHRILVNFAQQDDSEDEMDDASVFESDSPHSPSQTALLKVAKLMDNYLAEIAPDANLKLAKFMVIAETLPSHARTVHDGLYRAIDIYLKAHQNLSDSDKKRLCKMIDFQKLSQEAGAHAAQNERLPLQSIVQVLYFEQLRLRNALSCSYGDEEHKPVHQSWRISSGALSAAMSPRDNYASLRRENRELKLELARLRMRLNDLEKEHVCMKRDMVKSHSRKFMSSFSRKIGKLSFFGHSSSRGSSSPSKNSYRTDSKVIERTCASTD; encoded by the exons ATGGACAACAAGCATCAGCATCCGCAGCCTCAGCCCCAGCTTTCCTTGGCCAAGTCTTCGCGCCAGCGATGCAATGAATG GATTTTTCGGGATGTTCCAAGTGATATAACAATTGATGTAAACGGAGGGACGTTTGCATTACATAAG TTCCCACTTGTCTCTCGAAGTGGGCGTATCCGGAAGTTAGTCGCGGAACATAGGGATTCTGATATCTCAAGGATCGAGCTTCTTAATCTACCAGGAGGTGCCGAAACATTTGAATTGGCAGCAAAGTTCTGTTATGGCATTAACTTTGAAATTACGTCAGCAAACGTGGCTCAGCTATGTTGCGTTTCTGATTATCTCGAAATGACTGAGGATTTTTCGAAAGATAATCTTGGCTCTCGAGCTGAAGAGTACATTGATTGTATCGTCTGCAAGAACCTCGAAATGTGTGTTGAAGTCCTCCAACAGTGCGAGAGCCTACTCCCTCTTGCCGACGAGTTAAAGATAGTCAGTCGTTGCATAGATGCCGTAGCCTCTAAGGCTTGCGCAGAGCAAATTGCTTCGAGTTTCTCGCGCCTGGAGTACAGCAGCTCAGGGAGGCTTCACATGAACAGGCATACCAAATGTGAGGGAGACTGGTGGATAGAAGATCTTTCTGTTCTTCGGTTTGACTTGTACCAAAGAGTCATGACAGCCATGAAGTGTCGAGGGGTCCGCCCCGAGAGTATCGGTGCATCTCTAATGAATTATGCGCAGAAGGAGTTGACGAAGAAATCCAGCCTATGGAATCCAACAACCCAGGCTAAGGTTGATTTGGTTTCAGTTCCAAGTGGCCATGAAAGACAAGTGGTGGAGACAATCATCGGCCTTTTGCCCGTCGAGAAGCTCGCTGTTCCCATCAATTTCCTATTTGGGCTTCTGCGAAGCGCAGTGATGCTTGATTGCACAGTCGCTTGTAGGCTTGATTTGGAGAGAAGGATTGCATCCCAGCTGGATATTGCTGCTCTTGATGACCTTTTAATCCCGTCCTTCCGGCATGCAGGCGATACCTTATTCGATGTTGACACAGTTCACAggattttggtaaattttgcaCAGCAAGATGATAGTGAAGATGAAATGGATGATGCATCTGTTTTTGAGTCTGACAGTCCTCATTCACCATCCCAAACTGCTTTGTTGAAAGTCGCAAAATTGATGGACAATTACCTTGCTGAAATTGCCCCCGATGCAAATCTTAAGCTTGCCAAGTTCATGGTCATCGCAGAGACTTTACCGTCACATGCACGCACTGTTCACGATGGGCTGTATCGTGCCATTGATATTTACTTGAAG GCTCATCAGAATTTATCAGATTCCGACAAGAAGAGGCTGTGTaaaatgattgattttcaaaagCTCTCACAAGAAGCAGGTGCACATGCGGCACAAAATGAGCGCCTCCCTCTCCAATCTATTGTTCAAGTGCTCTACTTTGAGCAGTTAAGGCTCCGTAATGCCTTGTCCTGCTCTTACGGTGATGAAGAACACAAGCCAGTGCACCAGTCTTGGCGGATCAGCAGTGGTGCTCTCAGTGCAGCAATGTCTCCGCGAGACAACTATGCATCATTGAGGCGAGAAAACAGAGAGCTAAAACTAGAGTTAGCTCGTTTAAGGATGAGATTAAATGATCTGGAGAAAGAACATGTATGTATGAAGAGGGATATGGTGAAATCTCATTCTCGTAAATTTATGAGTTCTTTCTCAAGGAAAATTGGTAAGCTGAGCTTCTTCGGACACAGTTCCTCACGGGGTTCAAGTTCCCCCTCAAAGAATTCCTACAGAACCGATTCTAAGGTGATTGAGAGAACATGTGCCAGCACGGATTAG